The following are encoded together in the Streptomyces rapamycinicus NRRL 5491 genome:
- a CDS encoding helix-turn-helix domain-containing protein, whose product MSGSDAHHGELGAFLKARRRELSPAQVGLPDSAGRRRVKGLRREEVALLASISPDYYTRLEQGRRQASEPVLDTLARVLRLDDGERAYMFELSGRDAARPRRRTTQKVHPQLRRLLDDLATTPAVVLGRRTDILAWNPMAAALFTDFARIPVEKRNFVRLVFREPAIRALYPDWDWVAQTSLAQLRMEAARDPNDPRLAKLVGELSLQDPDFRRWWGAHRVAVQGTGTKVLHHPVVGELTLDWSFLTCADDPDQQLITLTAEPGTPSHDRLRILASWAARSAGDPVADH is encoded by the coding sequence ATGAGCGGCAGCGACGCGCACCACGGCGAACTCGGCGCCTTCCTCAAGGCGCGGCGCAGGGAGCTGAGCCCGGCCCAGGTCGGGCTGCCCGATTCGGCGGGCAGGCGCAGGGTCAAGGGGCTGCGCCGGGAGGAAGTGGCCTTGCTGGCGTCGATCAGCCCCGACTACTACACGCGCCTGGAGCAGGGCCGCCGCCAGGCTTCCGAACCGGTGCTGGACACCCTCGCGCGCGTTCTCCGGCTCGACGACGGCGAGCGTGCCTACATGTTCGAACTGTCCGGCCGGGACGCCGCCCGGCCCCGTCGGCGCACCACACAGAAGGTCCACCCGCAGCTGCGGCGGCTGCTGGACGACCTCGCCACCACACCGGCCGTCGTCCTGGGCCGGCGCACGGACATCCTCGCCTGGAACCCCATGGCCGCCGCCCTGTTCACCGACTTCGCGCGGATCCCGGTGGAGAAGCGCAACTTCGTACGGCTGGTCTTCCGCGAACCGGCCATCAGGGCGCTGTACCCGGACTGGGACTGGGTGGCGCAGACCAGCCTGGCGCAGCTGCGCATGGAGGCCGCCCGGGACCCGAACGACCCGCGGCTGGCCAAACTGGTCGGCGAGCTGTCACTTCAGGACCCCGACTTCCGGCGGTGGTGGGGCGCCCATCGCGTCGCCGTCCAGGGCACGGGCACGAAAGTCCTGCACCATCCGGTCGTCGGTGAGCTCACCCTCGACTGGTCCTTCCTCACCTGCGCCGACGACCCCGACCAGCAGCTGATCACGCTGACCGCCGAGCCCGGCACACCCAGCCACGACCGGCTGCGCATCCTCGCTTCATGGGCCGCGCGATCGGCCGGCGACCCCGTGGCGGACCACTGA
- a CDS encoding TetR/AcrR family transcriptional regulator, whose protein sequence is MPSSRPLRADARRNREALLTAAREAFLTGDADAHVEEIARRAGVAVGTLYRHFETREALVEEVYRQEVSELCAAPARLLAHHAPDEALRHFLLLLVEHSAVGKGMAEALESIMATDSPIFDDARAEMAHALDELLTAGVAAGAIRDGVSGRVLLRALGGICGMRAKGWEDDAVRITTILYDGLRGGR, encoded by the coding sequence TTGCCGTCATCACGCCCGTTGCGCGCCGATGCCCGCCGTAACCGCGAAGCGCTCCTGACCGCCGCGCGGGAGGCATTCCTCACCGGCGACGCCGACGCCCATGTGGAGGAGATCGCCCGGCGAGCCGGGGTGGCGGTCGGTACGCTCTACCGCCACTTCGAGACGCGCGAAGCGCTCGTCGAGGAGGTGTACCGCCAGGAGGTCTCCGAACTCTGCGCGGCCCCCGCCCGGCTGCTCGCGCACCACGCCCCGGACGAGGCCCTGCGCCACTTCCTGCTGCTGCTCGTGGAGCACTCGGCCGTGGGCAAGGGCATGGCCGAGGCGCTGGAGAGCATCATGGCGACGGACTCCCCGATCTTCGACGACGCGCGCGCCGAGATGGCTCATGCCCTCGATGAGCTGCTCACCGCGGGGGTCGCCGCCGGTGCCATCCGCGACGGCGTCAGCGGACGCGTCCTGCTGCGCGCCCTCGGCGGCATCTGCGGAATGCGCGCCAAGGGGTGGGAGGACGACGCGGTACGCATCACCACGATCCTCTACGACGGGCTGCGCGGCGGCCGCTGA
- a CDS encoding oxidoreductase, with amino-acid sequence MTIVDEGLSGLRVLVTGGSRGLGEATARRFAAAGATVLTASRTAPPEDMPATFLPVDLRSEEEVADLGRRVLDSVGGIDVLVNNAGAATAPTPTLERSDASWLADLEMNLLSAVRTDRALVPGMVERGSGVVVHVSSIASRLPQPAEASYAAAKAALNAYSRELATEVGPHGVRVVCVLPGFVATEGAVGHLQRMADGQGISFDEVKQRIVDHLKVPMGRPGEPEDVAEMIAFLASDRGKWLTGAEFRVDGGIIPVV; translated from the coding sequence ATGACGATCGTGGATGAGGGGCTCAGCGGCCTGCGGGTGCTGGTCACCGGTGGCAGCCGTGGACTGGGAGAGGCGACGGCCCGTCGCTTCGCCGCGGCCGGCGCGACCGTGCTGACGGCCTCGCGCACCGCGCCCCCGGAGGACATGCCGGCCACCTTCCTCCCCGTGGACCTGCGGTCCGAGGAGGAGGTGGCGGACCTCGGCCGGCGGGTGCTGGACAGCGTCGGAGGCATCGACGTCCTGGTCAACAACGCGGGGGCCGCGACCGCCCCGACGCCGACCCTGGAGCGTTCCGACGCGTCCTGGCTCGCCGACCTGGAGATGAACCTGCTCAGCGCCGTGCGGACCGACCGGGCCCTGGTTCCCGGGATGGTCGAGCGCGGCTCCGGCGTCGTGGTGCACGTCTCCTCGATCGCGAGCCGGCTCCCACAGCCCGCCGAGGCGTCGTACGCCGCGGCGAAGGCGGCACTCAACGCGTACAGCCGCGAGCTGGCGACGGAGGTGGGACCGCATGGCGTCCGCGTGGTGTGCGTGCTGCCCGGCTTCGTCGCCACGGAGGGAGCGGTCGGCCATCTCCAGCGGATGGCCGACGGTCAAGGGATCTCCTTCGACGAGGTGAAGCAGCGGATCGTGGACCACCTGAAGGTGCCGATGGGTCGTCCCGGCGAACCCGAGGACGTGGCGGAGATGATCGCGTTCCTCGCCTCCGACCGCGGCAAGTGGCTCACCGGGGCCGAGTTCCGGGTCGACGGCGGCATCATCCCGGTGGTCTGA
- a CDS encoding VWA domain-containing protein: MSKRAEPALDELASRAGAWLGRSAAPPVRHTAAVVADRFDRITWRDTYEQSAGLREVAEELNERHDHATDLLTDVFLAAYKVRPRLRERAGMDPSRLVNHQVITALVESPEFAELRRETAGDPYAAAMAVLAQAAAVRGMLERSRETQERAGRASRAQQDADGAAAAVDEALERATEEADEDGTVPAPAADAVRRAIDAAEAAEAAARRAAQHTTRALAAAAPGVRAAARNAAGKAGEAVREEAALMRAWGVAPGELERMPFDARARLAERLRTGRLAQWAELIGRFRQMADGERARKMENTTGELVGVTLGNDLSRVIPSELAGLGLPELRAVFAARYAAGELMLYDARGERTTGQGAIIACVDTSHSMYAAGPGGVTREAWSKACALALLDQARHARRDFVGILFSAADKIQVFRFPADGPRPAGIDPVLDFAETFLGGGTSYQAPLTAAAGLLAEEFDDAARTRGDIVMITDDECGVTEEWMRGWNDAKHRLGFRVFGVAIGAPRAAETGSVLEALCDNLRSIEDLTDVQAAADLFRVI; the protein is encoded by the coding sequence GTGAGCAAGCGCGCCGAGCCCGCGCTGGACGAACTGGCGAGCCGGGCCGGAGCGTGGCTGGGCCGGTCCGCCGCCCCTCCCGTACGGCACACCGCGGCCGTGGTCGCGGACCGGTTCGACCGGATCACCTGGCGCGACACGTACGAGCAGTCGGCCGGACTGCGCGAGGTGGCCGAGGAGCTCAACGAGCGCCACGACCACGCCACCGACCTCCTGACCGACGTGTTCCTGGCCGCCTACAAGGTCAGGCCGCGGTTGCGCGAGCGCGCCGGGATGGACCCCTCCCGGCTGGTCAACCACCAGGTCATCACCGCGCTGGTGGAATCACCGGAGTTCGCCGAGCTGCGCCGGGAGACGGCCGGCGACCCGTACGCCGCCGCCATGGCCGTGCTCGCCCAGGCCGCCGCGGTGCGCGGGATGCTGGAGCGCTCCCGGGAGACCCAGGAGCGGGCCGGGCGGGCGAGCCGGGCCCAGCAGGACGCCGACGGCGCGGCGGCCGCCGTGGACGAGGCGCTCGAGCGGGCCACCGAAGAGGCCGACGAGGACGGCACCGTGCCGGCTCCGGCCGCCGACGCCGTACGCCGGGCGATCGACGCCGCCGAGGCCGCGGAGGCCGCGGCGCGGCGAGCCGCCCAGCACACCACGCGGGCCCTCGCGGCGGCGGCCCCCGGCGTCCGCGCCGCCGCGCGGAACGCGGCGGGCAAGGCCGGGGAGGCCGTACGGGAGGAGGCCGCGCTGATGCGGGCATGGGGCGTGGCCCCAGGCGAGCTGGAGCGGATGCCGTTCGACGCGCGCGCCCGGCTCGCCGAGCGGCTGCGCACCGGCCGCCTCGCCCAGTGGGCCGAACTGATCGGCCGCTTCCGGCAGATGGCCGATGGTGAGCGCGCCCGCAAGATGGAGAACACCACCGGGGAGCTGGTCGGCGTCACGCTCGGGAACGACCTCTCCCGTGTGATCCCCTCCGAGCTGGCGGGCCTCGGCCTGCCCGAGCTGCGCGCCGTGTTCGCCGCGCGCTACGCGGCCGGAGAGCTGATGCTCTACGACGCCCGGGGAGAGCGGACCACCGGCCAGGGCGCCATCATCGCGTGCGTGGACACCTCGCACTCCATGTACGCGGCGGGGCCCGGCGGCGTCACCCGGGAGGCGTGGTCCAAGGCGTGCGCCCTGGCCCTGCTGGACCAGGCCCGCCACGCGCGGCGTGACTTCGTCGGCATCCTGTTCTCAGCCGCCGACAAGATCCAGGTCTTCCGCTTCCCCGCCGACGGGCCGCGCCCCGCCGGTATCGACCCGGTCCTCGACTTCGCGGAGACCTTCCTCGGCGGCGGCACCAGCTACCAGGCACCGCTGACGGCGGCCGCCGGACTGCTGGCGGAGGAGTTCGACGACGCCGCCCGCACACGCGGCGACATCGTGATGATCACCGACGACGAATGCGGTGTCACCGAGGAGTGGATGCGCGGCTGGAACGACGCCAAACACCGGTTGGGCTTCCGGGTCTTCGGCGTGGCCATCGGAGCCCCGCGCGCCGCCGAGACCGGCTCGGTCCTGGAGGCCCTGTGCGACAACCTCCGCTCCATCGAGGACCTCACCGACGTCCAGGCGGCCGCCGACCTCTTCCGCGTGATCTGA
- a CDS encoding AAA family ATPase: MDAQDTPDALDTPDAQDTAKRLRAITDELSDRFYERADVVRTLVVALLAGQHSLVLGPPGTAKSEMARELTGRVDGAAYWEILLSKFTAPTRMFGPIDVAALARGEYRQVYDGRATTAHIAFIDEIFKCSTAALNETLGYLNERIYHPENGGEPIRCPLIGAITASNELPVGEDTAAIYDRLLVRIEVGYLEDPSNFAALVRSAVSRPAAPPRATVGLAALRHAVAEAVPAVDVPDGIVDAVCTLRAALRRKELIASDRRWRQAVGLLQASAYLDGRPAVAETDLSVLTHVLWDSPAERPAVEREVLHLVNPDAKEALDLADALDELEAQLDAMAGQSREALSEWVIRQAHNKLAMAGKRLEKLREDAARAGRSTAAIDRVTGRQRAVRARVLTEALGVDASMVQAQL; this comes from the coding sequence ATGGACGCACAGGACACCCCGGACGCACTCGACACCCCTGACGCGCAGGACACCGCCAAGAGGCTGCGGGCGATCACCGACGAGCTGTCGGACCGCTTCTACGAGCGCGCCGACGTGGTGCGAACGCTGGTGGTGGCCCTGCTGGCCGGGCAGCACTCCTTAGTGCTCGGCCCGCCCGGGACGGCGAAGTCCGAGATGGCCCGGGAGCTCACGGGCAGGGTCGACGGCGCGGCGTACTGGGAGATCCTGCTGTCGAAGTTCACCGCGCCCACGCGGATGTTCGGCCCCATCGACGTGGCCGCGCTGGCCCGGGGCGAGTACCGCCAGGTCTACGACGGCCGCGCCACGACCGCGCACATCGCCTTCATCGACGAGATCTTCAAGTGCTCCACGGCCGCGCTCAACGAGACGCTGGGCTACCTCAACGAGCGGATCTACCACCCCGAGAACGGCGGCGAGCCGATCCGCTGCCCGCTGATCGGGGCCATCACGGCGAGCAATGAACTGCCCGTCGGAGAGGACACGGCCGCGATCTACGACCGGCTGCTGGTGCGGATCGAGGTCGGCTACCTGGAAGACCCCTCGAACTTCGCCGCGCTGGTCCGCTCGGCCGTCAGCCGCCCGGCGGCACCGCCACGGGCCACGGTCGGGCTGGCCGCGTTGCGGCACGCCGTGGCCGAGGCCGTCCCGGCCGTGGACGTCCCCGACGGGATCGTGGACGCGGTGTGCACGCTGCGGGCCGCCCTGCGCCGCAAGGAACTCATCGCCTCCGACCGCCGCTGGCGGCAGGCGGTGGGCCTGCTCCAGGCGTCCGCGTACCTCGACGGCCGCCCGGCGGTCGCCGAGACCGACCTGTCGGTGCTGACGCATGTGCTGTGGGACTCCCCCGCCGAACGCCCGGCCGTCGAGCGCGAGGTGCTGCACCTGGTCAACCCCGACGCCAAGGAGGCGCTCGATCTGGCCGACGCCCTCGATGAGCTGGAGGCCCAGCTCGACGCCATGGCCGGGCAGTCCCGCGAGGCGCTGAGCGAGTGGGTCATCAGGCAGGCCCACAACAAGCTCGCCATGGCGGGGAAACGGCTGGAGAAGCTGCGCGAGGACGCGGCACGCGCCGGTCGCTCCACCGCCGCCATCGACCGGGTCACCGGCCGTCAGCGCGCCGTCCGCGCCCGGGTGCTCACCGAGGCGCTCGGCGTGGACGCGAGCATGGTGCAGGCCCAGCTGTGA
- a CDS encoding TetR/AcrR family transcriptional regulator — protein MPNRGDRGGAQTRARIASAATQLFLERGFDDVTINEVAAAAGVSKVTVFAHFDRKEDLLFDRFPAALDSVRTVLRERADDLDPVEAMRRAALALAAERHVLSGLGEGVEPFLRTVMASPALIARLRLFASEMEETLAAELDADPGFSGDSALTAALLVAAYRTVAVDTVKRRLAGEDIGEVGAAHRRRLAFAFDALAGGLNSASRAGS, from the coding sequence ATGCCGAATCGAGGGGACCGTGGCGGAGCGCAGACCCGGGCTCGCATCGCCTCCGCCGCAACCCAGCTGTTCCTGGAGCGCGGGTTCGACGACGTGACCATCAACGAGGTCGCCGCGGCCGCCGGAGTGTCGAAGGTGACCGTCTTCGCACACTTCGACCGCAAAGAAGACCTCCTGTTCGACCGCTTTCCGGCGGCCCTCGACAGCGTGCGGACCGTGCTCCGCGAGCGCGCGGATGACCTGGACCCCGTCGAAGCCATGCGCCGAGCCGCCCTCGCACTGGCCGCGGAACGCCATGTGCTGTCCGGGCTCGGCGAGGGAGTCGAGCCGTTCCTGCGCACCGTGATGGCGTCTCCCGCGCTGATCGCACGACTACGCCTCTTCGCGTCCGAGATGGAGGAGACACTCGCGGCGGAGCTCGACGCCGACCCCGGCTTCTCCGGCGACAGCGCGCTGACCGCGGCCCTGCTCGTCGCCGCGTACCGCACGGTCGCCGTCGACACGGTGAAGCGGCGCCTCGCCGGAGAGGACATCGGCGAGGTCGGGGCCGCGCATCGACGTCGTCTGGCGTTCGCCTTCGACGCGCTGGCGGGCGGGCTGAACAGCGCGTCACGGGCTGGGAGTTGA
- a CDS encoding FAD-dependent monooxygenase, giving the protein MRRSDVIVVGAGPTGLFLAGELALQGVRVLVLERLRESDPTIKAGSINVASAEILDRRGLLPVAEGVQRRLLASVGAFAGHGPRNALVNQLDPDARGARRFPVAGHFAGMLFRDELVDQGDPVLAAHTAASGGVLVPQYDLELLLGEHCARLGVEVRRGVEVRGVRGAGVRGEGGTRHAEADLTDDADVVVETSAGEMTAGWVVAADGGRGAIRGQLGIGFTGTDPQLVGYQAVADFDDPGELSRGWTWTPRGIYAYGPIPGRILVARFGPRPRDRDAPVTLDELQTVIRDVTGVDVTLKGLRGRATRWSDNARQAQSYRHGRVLLAGDAAHVHAPFSGQGLNLGLGDAVNLGWKLAATVRGHAPAGLLDTYESERHPIAAWVLDWTRAQVALIRGDEHTARLREVVGGELFTVPGVMNRVVALTSGITQRYDVADGATAPVGSIAGDVALSSGGRLADHAHDGRFVLVDRSPDGRFAEAVRPMEHRIGYVADPASATSPPSLLVRPDGVIVWADSRDTATSDTATPDTATSDGGVLKELDAAIQRWVGTR; this is encoded by the coding sequence ATGCGGCGCAGCGATGTGATCGTCGTCGGAGCCGGGCCCACGGGCCTCTTCCTCGCCGGTGAACTGGCACTCCAGGGCGTACGGGTGCTGGTCCTGGAGCGGCTCCGGGAGTCCGATCCGACGATCAAGGCCGGGTCGATCAACGTCGCCAGCGCGGAAATCCTCGACCGGCGGGGGCTGTTGCCGGTCGCGGAGGGCGTGCAGCGGCGGCTGCTGGCGTCCGTCGGTGCCTTCGCCGGCCACGGCCCGAGGAACGCCCTCGTGAACCAGCTGGACCCGGATGCGCGGGGCGCGCGCCGCTTCCCGGTCGCCGGGCATTTCGCGGGCATGCTGTTCCGCGATGAGCTGGTCGATCAGGGCGACCCGGTGCTGGCCGCGCACACCGCGGCGTCGGGCGGCGTCCTCGTGCCGCAGTACGATCTCGAGTTGCTGCTCGGGGAGCACTGCGCCCGGCTCGGCGTGGAGGTGCGCAGAGGCGTCGAGGTGCGCGGTGTGCGTGGTGCGGGTGTGCGTGGTGAGGGTGGTACGCGACACGCGGAAGCGGACCTCACCGATGACGCCGATGTCGTGGTGGAGACCAGCGCGGGCGAGATGACGGCCGGGTGGGTCGTCGCGGCCGACGGCGGCCGCGGCGCGATCCGCGGGCAACTGGGCATCGGCTTCACCGGCACCGATCCGCAGCTGGTGGGGTACCAGGCGGTCGCCGACTTCGACGACCCCGGCGAGCTGAGCCGCGGCTGGACGTGGACACCCCGCGGCATCTACGCCTACGGCCCCATCCCCGGGCGCATTCTCGTCGCTCGCTTCGGCCCGCGGCCGCGGGATCGCGACGCCCCCGTCACGCTCGACGAACTCCAGACGGTCATACGCGATGTCACCGGCGTCGATGTGACGCTCAAGGGCCTGCGCGGCCGTGCGACCCGCTGGTCCGACAACGCCCGGCAGGCCCAGTCCTACCGGCACGGCCGGGTGCTGCTCGCGGGTGATGCCGCGCATGTGCACGCGCCGTTCAGCGGCCAGGGGCTCAACCTCGGCCTCGGCGACGCGGTCAACCTCGGCTGGAAGCTCGCCGCGACCGTGCGGGGGCACGCCCCGGCCGGGCTGCTCGACACCTACGAGAGCGAACGCCACCCGATCGCGGCGTGGGTGCTCGACTGGACGCGGGCGCAGGTCGCCCTGATACGCGGCGACGAACACACCGCGCGGCTGCGCGAGGTCGTCGGCGGGGAACTGTTCACCGTGCCGGGCGTGATGAACCGTGTGGTCGCGCTGACGTCCGGCATCACACAGCGCTATGACGTGGCTGACGGGGCGACGGCGCCGGTCGGCTCGATCGCCGGGGACGTCGCGCTGTCCTCCGGCGGCCGGCTCGCCGACCACGCCCACGACGGCCGTTTCGTTCTCGTCGACCGTTCACCCGACGGGCGCTTCGCCGAGGCCGTGCGCCCGATGGAGCACCGGATCGGGTACGTGGCGGACCCCGCCTCCGCCACGTCGCCACCCAGCCTGCTCGTACGTCCCGACGGTGTCATCGTCTGGGCCGACTCGCGCGACACCGCCACGTCCGACACCGCCACACCTGACACCGCCACGTCCGACGGCGGCGTCCTCAAGGAGCTCGACGCCGCGATTCAGCGGTGGGTCGGCACACGCTGA
- a CDS encoding aldo/keto reductase — METMAHNRTLGRSGIEVSPLGFGCWAIGGEWQSTDGQPLGWGKVDDDESVRAIRRALDLGVTFFDTADAYGTGHSERVLGRALGKHRGDVVVATKWGNVFDERTRIREGQDDSPEHVRRALTASLRRLDTDHVDLYQLHISDADPERAARLRDACEELVREGLIRAYAWSTDDPDRAAVFAEGPHCAAVQHRLNILQDAPELLALCAESDLASVNRSPLAMGLLAGRHTAGRALDDGDIRNAPPAWLPGFIANAGADPAWLRRVDALRSILTSGGRTLAQGALAWIWARSPRTIPIPGFRTVAQAEENAGAIAKGPLTAGQLAEVDRILGR; from the coding sequence ATGGAGACCATGGCGCACAACAGAACGCTGGGCCGCAGCGGCATCGAAGTGAGCCCCCTCGGCTTCGGCTGCTGGGCCATCGGCGGTGAGTGGCAGTCCACCGACGGGCAGCCCCTGGGCTGGGGCAAGGTCGACGATGACGAATCGGTGCGCGCGATCCGGCGCGCACTCGACCTCGGCGTCACCTTCTTCGACACCGCCGACGCGTACGGCACCGGCCACAGCGAACGCGTGCTCGGCCGCGCCCTCGGCAAGCACCGCGGCGATGTCGTCGTCGCCACGAAATGGGGCAATGTCTTCGACGAGCGGACCCGGATCCGCGAGGGACAGGACGACTCGCCGGAGCATGTACGCCGCGCCCTGACCGCCTCGCTGCGACGCCTCGACACGGACCACGTCGACCTGTACCAGCTCCACATCTCCGACGCGGACCCCGAACGCGCCGCCCGACTCCGCGACGCCTGCGAGGAGTTGGTACGTGAGGGACTGATCCGCGCGTACGCGTGGAGCACCGATGACCCCGACCGGGCCGCCGTCTTCGCCGAGGGCCCGCACTGCGCGGCCGTCCAGCACCGTCTGAACATCCTCCAGGACGCCCCCGAACTCCTGGCACTCTGCGCGGAGTCGGACCTCGCCAGCGTCAACCGCAGCCCCCTCGCCATGGGGCTGCTCGCCGGCAGGCACACCGCCGGGCGGGCCCTGGACGACGGGGACATCCGCAACGCACCGCCCGCCTGGCTGCCGGGGTTCATCGCGAACGCGGGCGCGGACCCGGCCTGGCTCCGGCGGGTCGACGCCCTGCGGTCCATCCTCACCAGCGGCGGCCGTACCCTCGCGCAGGGCGCCCTCGCCTGGATCTGGGCCCGCAGCCCGCGGACGATCCCGATCCCCGGTTTCCGTACGGTCGCCCAGGCCGAGGAGAACGCGGGCGCGATCGCGAAGGGGCCGCTCACGGCCGGGCAGCTGGCCGAGGTCGACCGGATTCTGGGGCGGTGA
- a CDS encoding YbhB/YbcL family Raf kinase inhibitor-like protein has protein sequence MSTNDPFARLPEAASFTVTSTAVTDGAAWPPEQLSGISGVPGGKDVSPRLTWSGAPEGTRSYAVTVYDPDAPTGSGFWHWAVADIPATVTELPEGAGDDTGSGLPAGAFQLPNDARAARYIGAAPPAGHGPHRYFVVVHALDVESIGVPADATPAVLGFTMSGHVLGRAVLTATAETPA, from the coding sequence ATGAGCACCAACGACCCCTTCGCCCGCCTCCCCGAGGCGGCCTCCTTCACCGTCACCAGCACCGCCGTCACCGATGGCGCCGCCTGGCCGCCCGAGCAGCTCTCCGGCATATCCGGCGTCCCCGGCGGGAAGGACGTCTCCCCGCGGCTGACCTGGAGCGGCGCCCCGGAAGGCACCAGGAGCTACGCCGTCACCGTCTACGACCCCGACGCCCCCACCGGGTCCGGGTTCTGGCACTGGGCGGTGGCCGACATCCCCGCCACCGTGACCGAACTGCCCGAGGGCGCCGGCGACGACACCGGCTCGGGCCTGCCCGCGGGCGCCTTCCAACTCCCCAACGACGCCCGCGCGGCCCGCTACATCGGAGCCGCCCCGCCGGCCGGGCACGGCCCGCACCGCTACTTCGTCGTGGTGCACGCCCTCGACGTCGAGTCCATCGGCGTCCCGGCCGACGCCACCCCGGCCGTCCTCGGCTTCACCATGAGCGGCCACGTCCTCGGCCGCGCCGTCCTGACCGCCACCGCCGAAACCCCCGCCTGA
- a CDS encoding GntR family transcriptional regulator produces MTQTAPTSTSSGKQMLSEQVYAHLRHAIMRGDYAPGDALKPQDLAKEQGVSLAVVREALVRVVGEGLADRLPNRGFAVPAFSDRRWQEIAEARRTIEPVVLRMSIERGDVDWEARVRAAHHRLARTPPYLPEEGDYYSDAWSEAHRSFHRTLLEGCGNPVLLETFDRMWTASELARRWSAHRNPDRDGIDEHRRLEEAAVARDADTAAGVLAQHLTQTAAALTGSTPGDPAREG; encoded by the coding sequence ATGACTCAGACGGCCCCCACCTCGACCTCGTCGGGGAAGCAGATGCTCTCCGAGCAGGTCTACGCGCACTTGCGGCACGCGATCATGCGCGGGGACTACGCCCCCGGTGACGCCCTCAAACCGCAGGACCTCGCCAAGGAGCAGGGCGTGAGCCTGGCCGTCGTGCGCGAGGCGCTCGTACGGGTGGTCGGCGAGGGCCTCGCCGACCGGCTGCCCAACCGCGGCTTCGCCGTCCCGGCCTTCTCCGACCGCCGCTGGCAGGAGATCGCGGAGGCCCGCCGGACCATCGAACCGGTCGTGCTGCGCATGTCCATCGAGCGCGGCGACGTGGACTGGGAGGCCCGGGTGCGGGCCGCCCACCACCGTCTGGCGCGCACCCCGCCGTATCTGCCGGAGGAGGGCGACTACTACAGCGACGCCTGGTCCGAGGCCCATCGGAGCTTCCACCGCACCCTGCTGGAGGGCTGCGGCAACCCCGTCCTCCTGGAGACCTTCGACCGGATGTGGACCGCGAGCGAACTGGCCCGCCGCTGGTCGGCACACCGCAACCCGGACCGGGACGGCATCGACGAACACCGCCGCCTGGAGGAGGCGGCGGTGGCGCGTGACGCCGACACCGCGGCCGGGGTACTGGCCCAGCACCTCACCCAGACCGCGGCCGCCCTGACCGGCTCCACGCCCGGCGACCCCGCGAGGGAAGGCTGA